A single genomic interval of Drosophila virilis strain 15010-1051.87 chromosome 2, Dvir_AGI_RSII-ME, whole genome shotgun sequence harbors:
- the Kyat gene encoding kynurenine aminotransferase isoform X1, with protein sequence MRATLRCSMNYRRVCALPRHTIFASHRKQHTHKVTAFSSKSMEKFDLPKRLQGSTPSVWNEYIALAMQYKPLNLGQGFPDDAAPEYVTNSLADIAKDKNPLLHQYTRGNGHVRLVQALSKLYSGLVGKELNPLSDILITSGAYEALYSTIMGHVDEGEEVIIIEPFFDCYEPMVKMARGVPRFIPLKLREKDGPISSADWVLDDAELEKLFNEKTKMIILNTPHNPTGKVFHRQELERIAELCRKWNVLCVSDEVYEWLVFDGVEHVRICTLPGMWDRTITIGSAGKTFSVTGWKIGWAYGPHDLIRNLQMVHQNSVYTCPTPLQEGVARSFEVELARLGKPESYFLTLPRELQPKRDFMAKFLSDAGMRPTIPEGGYFMLADWSPLAQKLDLSSEPDRHRDYKFTKWMTKNMGLQGIPPSAFYSEPNKHLGEDFVRYCFIKKQANLDKAAELLKQWN encoded by the exons ATGAGGGCTACTTTGCGTtgttcaat GAATTATCGACGTGTGTGCGCTCTACCTCGCCACACTATCTTTGCTAGCCACCGAAAACAACACACCCACAAGGTGACCGCGTTCAGCAGCAAAAGCATGGAAAAGTTTGATTTACCCAAACGTCTGCAGGGAAGCACGCCCAGCGTGTGGAACGAATATATAGCGCTGGCCATGCAATACAAGCCCTTGAACCTGGGCCAAGGATTTCCCGATGATGCAGCACCAGAGTATGTCACCAACTCGTTGGCGGACATTGCTAAGGACAAGAATCCACTGCTGCATCAGTACACCAGGGGCAAT GGTCATGTGCGTTTGGTTCAGGCGCTGTCCAAGCTCTACAGCGGCCTCGTTGGAAAAGAGCTCAATCCGCTAAGCGACATTCTGATTACGTCCGGTGCCTATGAGGCCCTTTACTCCACCATAATGGGCCATGTGGATGAGGGTGAGGAGGTCATCATCATTGAACCCTTCTTTGACTGCTATGAGCCAATGGTCAAAATGGCGAGAGGCGTGCCTCGCTTCATTCCACTAAAATTG CGTGAGAAAGACGGTCCCATCAGCTCTGCAGACTGGGTCCTAGACGATGCTGAACTGGAGAAGCTTTTCAATGAGAAAACGAAAATGATCATTTTGAACACCCCACACAACCCAACCGGAAAGGTCTTTCATCGCCAGGAACTGGAACGCATTGCTGAATTATGTCGAAAGTGGAACGTACTCTGTGTTTCCGATGAGGTCTACGAATGGCTGGTCTTCGATGGCGTCGAGCATGTCCGCATTTGCACCCTACCTGGCATGTGGGATCGCACGATTACCATTGGTTCGGCGGGAAAAACGTTTTCGGTGACTGGCTGGAAAATTGGATGGGCCTACGGACCCCACGACTTGATTAGAAACTTGCAAATGGTTCATCAAAACTCTGTTTATACGTGTCCAACGCCATTGCAAGAGGGAGTGGCGCGCAGCTTTGAAGTGGAGTTGGCGCGTCTGGGAAAGCCAGAAAGCTACTTTCTTACCTTGCCGCGTGAGTTGCAGCCAAAAAGGGATTTTATGGCCAAGTTCCTGAGTGATGCAGGCATGCGACCCACAATACCGGAGGGCGGATATTTCATGTTAGCCGATTGGTCGCCACTGGCACAAAAGCTGGACTTGAGTTCAGAGCCAGACAGACATCGGGACTACAAGTTTACGAAGTGGATGACAAAGAACATGGGTCTCCAGGGCATACCACCCAGTGCCTTTTACAGTGAACCCAATAAACACTTGGGAGAGGACTTTGTCCGCTACTGCTTCATTAAAAAGCAGGCTAATCTGGACAAGGCAGCTGAACTGTTGAAGCAGTGGAACTAG
- the COX5A gene encoding cytochrome c oxidase subunit 5A, mitochondrial produces MLRITAGKLANAMRGTVGVTSSRIAAVRCLHGTEESAEEFDKRYEKYFAREGIDGWEIRKGMNDLLGMDLVPSPKIIESGLRACRRVNDIALAIRWLEGCKDKCGDQKATLYPYLLEKITPTLKELGVPTIEELGYDKPELALKSVYDI; encoded by the coding sequence ATGTTGCGCATTACAGCCGGTAAACTCGCCAACGCCATGCGCGGCACCGTTGGAGTTACATCTTCGCGTATTGCCGCCGTGCGCTGCCTCCACGGCACCGAGGAATCGGCCGAGGAGTTCGACAAGCGTTACGAGAAATATTTCGCTCGCGAGGGCATTGATGGCTGGGAGATACGTAAGGGCATGAATGACCTGCTTGGTATGGATCTGGTGCCCAGCCCAAAGATAATAGAGTCTGGACTGCGCGCCTGTCGCCGTGTCAACGACATTGCCCTGGCCATCAGGTGGCTAGAGGGCTGCAAGGACAAATGTGGCGACCAGAAGGCTACCCTCTATCCCTATTTGCTGGAGAAGATCACACCGACCCTGAAGGAGCTTGGTGTGCCGACTATCGAAGAGCTGGGTTACGACAAGCCCGAATTGGCTCTTAAGTCCGTTTATGATATCTAA
- the Kyat gene encoding kynurenine aminotransferase isoform X2: MFLWNYRRVCALPRHTIFASHRKQHTHKVTAFSSKSMEKFDLPKRLQGSTPSVWNEYIALAMQYKPLNLGQGFPDDAAPEYVTNSLADIAKDKNPLLHQYTRGNGHVRLVQALSKLYSGLVGKELNPLSDILITSGAYEALYSTIMGHVDEGEEVIIIEPFFDCYEPMVKMARGVPRFIPLKLREKDGPISSADWVLDDAELEKLFNEKTKMIILNTPHNPTGKVFHRQELERIAELCRKWNVLCVSDEVYEWLVFDGVEHVRICTLPGMWDRTITIGSAGKTFSVTGWKIGWAYGPHDLIRNLQMVHQNSVYTCPTPLQEGVARSFEVELARLGKPESYFLTLPRELQPKRDFMAKFLSDAGMRPTIPEGGYFMLADWSPLAQKLDLSSEPDRHRDYKFTKWMTKNMGLQGIPPSAFYSEPNKHLGEDFVRYCFIKKQANLDKAAELLKQWN, translated from the exons ATGTTTTTATG GAATTATCGACGTGTGTGCGCTCTACCTCGCCACACTATCTTTGCTAGCCACCGAAAACAACACACCCACAAGGTGACCGCGTTCAGCAGCAAAAGCATGGAAAAGTTTGATTTACCCAAACGTCTGCAGGGAAGCACGCCCAGCGTGTGGAACGAATATATAGCGCTGGCCATGCAATACAAGCCCTTGAACCTGGGCCAAGGATTTCCCGATGATGCAGCACCAGAGTATGTCACCAACTCGTTGGCGGACATTGCTAAGGACAAGAATCCACTGCTGCATCAGTACACCAGGGGCAAT GGTCATGTGCGTTTGGTTCAGGCGCTGTCCAAGCTCTACAGCGGCCTCGTTGGAAAAGAGCTCAATCCGCTAAGCGACATTCTGATTACGTCCGGTGCCTATGAGGCCCTTTACTCCACCATAATGGGCCATGTGGATGAGGGTGAGGAGGTCATCATCATTGAACCCTTCTTTGACTGCTATGAGCCAATGGTCAAAATGGCGAGAGGCGTGCCTCGCTTCATTCCACTAAAATTG CGTGAGAAAGACGGTCCCATCAGCTCTGCAGACTGGGTCCTAGACGATGCTGAACTGGAGAAGCTTTTCAATGAGAAAACGAAAATGATCATTTTGAACACCCCACACAACCCAACCGGAAAGGTCTTTCATCGCCAGGAACTGGAACGCATTGCTGAATTATGTCGAAAGTGGAACGTACTCTGTGTTTCCGATGAGGTCTACGAATGGCTGGTCTTCGATGGCGTCGAGCATGTCCGCATTTGCACCCTACCTGGCATGTGGGATCGCACGATTACCATTGGTTCGGCGGGAAAAACGTTTTCGGTGACTGGCTGGAAAATTGGATGGGCCTACGGACCCCACGACTTGATTAGAAACTTGCAAATGGTTCATCAAAACTCTGTTTATACGTGTCCAACGCCATTGCAAGAGGGAGTGGCGCGCAGCTTTGAAGTGGAGTTGGCGCGTCTGGGAAAGCCAGAAAGCTACTTTCTTACCTTGCCGCGTGAGTTGCAGCCAAAAAGGGATTTTATGGCCAAGTTCCTGAGTGATGCAGGCATGCGACCCACAATACCGGAGGGCGGATATTTCATGTTAGCCGATTGGTCGCCACTGGCACAAAAGCTGGACTTGAGTTCAGAGCCAGACAGACATCGGGACTACAAGTTTACGAAGTGGATGACAAAGAACATGGGTCTCCAGGGCATACCACCCAGTGCCTTTTACAGTGAACCCAATAAACACTTGGGAGAGGACTTTGTCCGCTACTGCTTCATTAAAAAGCAGGCTAATCTGGACAAGGCAGCTGAACTGTTGAAGCAGTGGAACTAG
- the nmdyn-D7 gene encoding nucleoside diphosphate kinase homolog 7, whose protein sequence is MAAQSGRLCFVAEWFHVEAGITRTYLLTYHLSDNAIEVFDQRSKRTFLRRTKIPELTTRDFFVGSKINVFGRPFDIVDYADEITRNTLAKYRKRGFVLLKSSMWPKNLGEFLTTLIENKININNALMVQFSPKTVTQFLASKQDDDVHTSVLMNELLTGPAISLELIGDNVAEIMSACSKYNTENASTTIVLSPSMQQLFEREEVRYGFYCPEREENVAKDLKFFFEERHSIIKECRFKNSTLAIIKPHIIKDGYLGQILNEILTSGFKITAMRMLLMARVNCEEFYEVYRGVLPEFIPMVAQLASGVCMCLEITSEDPEKNSHQEFRSFCGPMDPEIAKLLRPHTLRSKYGISKVLNGVHCTDLADDTNLELQYMFKILE, encoded by the exons ATGGCCGCACAAAGTGGCAGACTTTGTTTTGTAGCCGAATGGTTTCATGTCGAAGCGGGAATAACACGCACTTATCTATTAACATATCATTTGAGCGACAATGCAATCGAAGTG TTTGATCAGCGCAGTAAGAGAACCTTTCTGCGCCGCACTAAAATTCCCGAACTTACAACGCGCGATTTCTTTGTGGGCTCCAAGATCAATGTGTTTGGGCGTCCATTCGATATTGTCGACTATGCGGACGAAATAACACGCAACACCTTGGCAAAATACCGCAAGCG CGGGTTTGTGCTGCTCAAGAGTAGCATGTGGCCAAAAAACTTGGGCGAGTTTCTCACCACGCTGATTGAGAACAAGATCAATATTAACAACGCTTTAATGGTTCAGTTTTCGCCAAAAACTGTCACACAGTTCCTGGCCAGCAAGCAGGATGATGATGTGCACACCTC TGTACTGATGAACGAGCTGCTGACAGGACCAGCCATTAGTTTGGAGCTAATAGGTGACAATGTTGCAGAGATCATGTCTGCCTGTTCAAAGTACAACACAGAGAACGCCTCAACGACCATCGTATTGTCGCCTAGCATGCAGCAGCTGTTTGAGCGCGAAGAGGTTCGCTATGGCTTCTATTGCCCGGAACGGGAGGAGAATGTAGCCAAGGACCTAAAGTTTTTCTTCGAGGAACGTCACAGCATTATCAAAGAATGTCGTTTTAAGAACAGCACACTGGCTATTATAAAGCCGCACATCATCAAGGACGGGTATCTGGgccaaattttaaatgaaatacttACATCTGGCTTCAAGATAACAGCCATGCGTATGCTGCTCATGGCGCGTGTTAATTGTGAAGAGTTCTACGAGGTCTATCGGGGTGTTCTACCTGAATTTATACCTATGGTAGCTCAGCTAGCCAGTGGCGTATGCATGTGCCTGGAAATAACCAGCGAGGATCCTGAGAAGAATTCACATCAGGAGTTTCGCAGTTTTTGCGGTCCAATGGATCCTGAAATTGCCAAACTGCTGCGTCCGCACACGTTGCGCTCCAAATATGGCATCTCCAAGGTATTGAATGGAGTTCACTGCACAGATCTGGCCGATGATACAAATCTGGAGTTACAGTACATGTTCAAGATACTCGAATGA
- the LOC6630117 gene encoding trophoblast glycoprotein — protein MANEPQVQPQMLLVALLAISAALSLGSAESSSSCGPNFPVACSCGNEMYEKTVQFIVNCTNAGLRNTSVLEYMPEQVEILIFTGNYITELPWNVFGSINDYKQLKIVDMSSNHIREIRGKSYHHVPHVERLILNHNNLSISRFDDEVNHHHPRVFSNFVNLQSLHLTDAFEDHSSPQLSEDLHDIFVNSQLVKLQKLHLEQNEITHFKDRNVFCDLPALLDLHLGDNLLKDINFEVRCLNNLRFLDLERNKFEFVKPSDMRLLNQLQERENRTVNLVVDFNLNPFVCDCKISPFRTWLQATRVQVRNQDSLMCFHGLQHVDPAPAHILQLDMSECAAAMEAAASFLNIAEDEQLYGQLQPHISGHTATLIFLLIVLSMILLGLLVALVYVSRDKLKFMMTPVFDNVAKKVQYTSIKDEDCPEVHV, from the coding sequence ATGGCCAACGAACCGCAGGTGCAGCCGCAAATGCTGCTCGTGGCTTTGCTGGCCATTAGCGCAGCTCTGTCGCTGGGCAGCGCCGAGAGCTCGTCCAGCTGCGGGCCCAATTTTCCGGTGGCCTGCTCCTGCGGCAACGAGATGTACGAGAAGACCGTTCAGTTCATTGTGAACTGCACAAATGCGGGCTTGCGCAACACCAGCGTGCTGGAGTACATGCCCGAGCAGGTGGAGATACTTATCTTTACGGGCAACTACATTACGGAGCTGCCATGGAATGTCTTTGGCAGCATCAATGACTACAAGCAGCTGAAGATCGTGGACATGAGCAGCAATCACATACGCGAGATACGCGGCAAGAGCTACCATCATGTACCGCACGTGGAGCGGCTCATCCTGAACCACAACAATCTGAGCATATCGCGCTTCGACGATGAGGTGAACCACCACCATCCACGCGTTTTCTCCAACTTTGTCAATCTGCAGAGCCTCCATCTGACCGATGCCTTTGAGGATCACAGCTCGCCGCAGCTGAGCGAGGATCTGCACGACATCTTCGTGAACAGCCAGCTGGTCAAGCTGCAAAAACTGCATCTGGAGCAGAACGAGATTACGCACTTCAAGGATCGCAACGTGTTTTGTGATCTGCCTGCGCTGCTCGATCTGCATCTAGGTGATAATCTGCTGAAGGACATCAATTTTGAGGTGCGCTGCCTAAACAATCTGCGCTTTCTTGATCTGGAGCGCAACAAATTTGAGTTTGTCAAGCCCAGCGATATGCGGCTGCTCAACCAGCTGCAGGAACGCGAGAATCGCACCGTCAATCTGGTTGTTGACTTTAATCTGAATCCCTTTGTGTGTGATTGCAAAATATCGCCTTTCCGCACGTGGTTGCAGGCGACGCGCGTACAGGTGCGTAATCAGGATAGCCTCATGTGCTTCCACGGTCTGCAACACGTTGATCCGGCGCCGGCGCACATCCTGCAACTGGACATGAGCGAGTGTGCAGCTGCGATGGAAGCAGCTGCTTCATTCCTGAACATCGCCGAGGATGAACAGCTCTACGGGCAGCTACAGCCGCACATTAGTGGACACACGGCCACATTGATCTTTCTGCTGATTGTGCTCAGCATGATCCTGCTGGGTCTGCTGGTGGCCCTCGTCTATGTCAGTCGCGACAAATTGAAGTTCATGATGACGCCGGTGTTCGATAATGTGGCCAAGAAAGTACAGTATACGTCGATTAAGGATGAGGATTGCCCGGAAGTGCATGTCTAA
- the LOC6630122 gene encoding peptide transporter family 1, whose translation MFRTTEIGSEETLPALAELTQTTVGSLSDFGEHEKLRKPRSSLPNYGFAPISNIRIEYKYPRAVFFILATKFFEAFAANGMRTILVLFLRDDLNFTEGFSTIVLHIFNFFGQFCPIIGAILADSYMGNIRTISGFCFLYGFGWILLTMTSVPYMGLPVIAFLLVSISFIAVGNGSVRACITSLGALQFKLPEQSVHLTEYFSFYYFVYYFGIFLSKILPPLVRANTQCFDKTTCYPAVFGTLGSSFMVAWVIFLMGKCFYKPEKLSGDNILFKFCGCIKAALVEKWRRRKSAKRCNYWLHNAVGLYDAYFVTDVSKVLRISKLFIPLPVYFALLAQQDSSWTFQAAMMNTTVLGVTIEPDQAKAVGPIFLFMLIPLWQYATAPMLRRLFHWELQPLHSVTVGGICSAGAFFCAGILQDRIMQSPSQSINIAWQLPQFLLLMLGELLLSIPGLQFAFTQAPSSMKSVVTAAWFLNNAFGNLIVVLVTEVNALSSQKAEYFFYAMLMLVCIIIFALLAYDYGLQERKSDIHARDLVVLLPNVQDNVPSSSIRSGSV comes from the exons ATGTTCCGCACCACGGAAATCGGCAGCGAAGAAA CCTTGCCTGCACTTGCGGAACTCACCCAGACGACGGTTGGTTCATTATCTGATTTTGGGGAGCACGAGAAGCTAAGAAAACCACGCAGCTCGTTACCCAACTATGGCTTTGCGCCCATATCCAACATACGCATTGAGTACAAATATCCACGAGCCGTCTTCTTCATACTGGCCACCAAGTTCTTTGAGGCCTTTGCAGCAAATGGCATGCGCA CCATACTGGTGCTCTTTTTGCGCGATGATCTCAACTTTACGGAAGGCTTCTCCACAATTGTGCTGCacatatttaacttttttggaCAGTTCTGTCCCATTATTGGTGCCATACTGGCGGACAGTTACATGGGCAATATTCGCACCATATCGGGATTCTGTTTTCTCTATGGCTTTGGTTGGATTCTGCTGACCATGACATCAGTGCCATATATGGGCTTGCCCGTCATAGCATT CTTGCTGGTATCGATCTCCTTCATAGCTGTGGGGAATGGATCTGTACGCGCCTGCATCACTTCGCTGGGTGCACTACAATTTAAGCTACCCGAGCAATCTGTCCATTTGACAGAGTATTTCTCCTTCTATTACTTTGTCTACTATTTTGGAATCTTTTTGAGCAAAATTCTGCCGCCGCTGGTGCGCGCCAACACGCAATGTTTTGATAAGACAACATGCTATCCGGCTGTCTTTGGCACGCTGGGCAGCTCCTTCATGGTGGCTTGGG TCATCTTTCTGATGGGCAAATGCTTCTACAAGCCGGAGAAATTGTCTGGCGATAATATACTCTTCAAATTCTGTGGCTGCATTAAAGCAGCGCTGGTGGAGAAGTGGCGACGACGCAAGTCCGCCAAGAGATGTAACTATTGGTTGCACAATGCCGTGGGGCTATACGATGCGTATTTTGTGACGGATGTGTCCAAAGTGTTGCGC ATTAGCAAGCTGTTCATTCCGCTGCCAGTTTACTTTGCTCTGCTCGCACAGCAGGACTCCAGCTGGACGTTTCAGGCGGCTATGATGAACACCACAGTTTTGGGTGTGACCATTGAGCCGGATCAGGCGAAGGCCGTAGGACCCATCTTTCTCTTTATGCTCATTCCCCTTTGGCAATACGCGACCGCTCCAATGTTGCGGCGACTGTTCCACTGGGAGTTGCAGCCGCTGCATAGCGTCACCGTTGGAGGAATTTGCTCAGCTGGCGCCTTCTTCTGTGCCGGCATTCTGCAAGATCGCATTATG CAATCGCCAAGTCAGAGCATCAACATTGCCTGGCAGCTTCCACAATTTCTGCTGCTCATGCTGGGGGAATTGTTGCTGTCCATTCCGGGTCTGCAGTTTGCATTTACCCAGGCGCCGTCCTCAATGAAATCTGTTGTCACTGCCGCCTGGTTTTTGAATAATGCCTTTGGTAATCTCATTGTGGTGCTAGTTACCGAAGTAAATGCGCTTAGCTCTCAAAAGGCTGAGTATTTCTTTTATGCCATGCTTATGCTGGTGTGCATCATAATCTTTGCCCTGCTGGCCTATGACTATGGGCTGCAGGAGCGAAAGAGCGACATTCATGCAAGAGATTTAGTTGTGTTGCTGCCCAATGTGCAGGACAATGTGCCTAGTTCTAGCATTCGGAGCGGGAGCGTGTAG
- the p23 gene encoding prostaglandin E synthase 3 homolog, protein MSTAGPIPPPVSWAQRNDLIYVIIDVECKDIEHKVTENSFTFKGVNALDASKKYEVTLNFFHSVDPEKVSSKNIGRCLEFTIPKKESGPYWPTLTTDKTKLHFLKANFAKWRDESDEEEDPKDNGMFGNFLNSPGGDWNNKFDDFNVDEDDDSDDNIPSLSQNDEDEDEGGEGDKEKKPAA, encoded by the exons atgtcGACAGCAGG TCCAATTCCGCCACCAGTTTCGTGGGCTCAGCGCAACGACTTGATCTACGTTATTATCGATGTGGAATGCAAGGACATTGAACACAA AGTGACAGAGAACAGCTTCACTTTCAAGGGTGTAAACGCGCTGGATGCCTCCAAGAAATATGAAGTCACATTGAATTTTTTCCATTCGGTTGATCCGGAGAAGGTGTCAAGTAAGAATATTGGACGCTGCCTTGAATTCACAATACCCAAGAAAGAGAGCGGTCCCTACTGGCCCACGCTGACCACGGATAAGACCAAATTGCATTTCCTGAAAGCCAACTTTGCCAAGTGGCGCGACGAGTCTGACGAAGAAGAAG aTCCTAAGGACAACGGCATGTTTGGCAACTTCCTTAATAGCCCGGGCGGCGATTGGAACAACAAGTTTGATGATTTCAATGTCGACGAAGACGACGACTCTGACGATAACATACCGAGCCTGTCGCAGAACGATGAGGATGAGGACGAAGGTGGGGAGGGTgacaaagaaaagaaaccaGCCGCTTAA